The genomic region aataagcagaagtctagtgtcAGGAAGGAATCGAAACCTCAATGAATTTTCCTTGCAGgttcttgtatttttttattttttattgctcTCGTTTCTTTGTTTCACAAAAATACAGTAGACTGGAAAGCTATAAAATAGTGAATGCCCGTTCTGTATTTCCGCATTTTGAGACACGGGATTTCAATAGAAATCAATGGTATAGTACAAAAGCTTACAATTTATGCGACgaaaaataatatagaaacgaaataaaacaaagtaagTAAAGATATAATCTAAGAAGGAGGGTTTGATTTCAAAAACCAAACCAATAGATAATTACCGCAAAACAAGCCAAAAACcgacaaagcaaaacaaagcaaaaaaataataatcaataccaATTGATGATGATTACATCAAAAAGGCAATGGAAACCGCCACCAAGTTAAAATAGCAACTTCAATACTTATAACATTCAATGTCAAATTTCCAAATTAGGTTGGGTGGTTAGGGAGGTGTATAAATGAAAGGAGACCCAAATATAGTTGGTAACTTCCCCAGAAACACCAGGCAGTACAGACATGGATGTATACACGTTTTTTAGGTTAATTCGATTATACTCTCCACCTAATTTTCCAAGCACATCTCTTCAACAAATTATAGCGACCACAatacaaaatcaaagaaaaaacgTAATGAAGGATAGGTAATAAAAACAGACTAATTCATACGCGGTTTGTACGCATTGCGTCAATGCCGCAAAATGAACGCACTGCGTCATAGCCGCAAAACGAACGCACTACGTCAATAACGTTAACGAACATCCTTTAACCTAGAATACGGTCACACAGGCTAGTACATAAGAATTTACCCTCTACTAAAGAGAACGCAGTTTCCCAATATGAAGACTAGTTTCTAGAAGTTGTACGATGATTAATTAAAGCTTCGATTCCAGTGAATTCGTCgaaaaaaataattgattcCAGATAATTTATCAAAGGAACTTGCAAGTTATTCCTATAAGATAAAGAAATGCTTAGAAAACGAGACCTGTCAAGCTACTGTCACAGTGATAATTTCTATGTGCTTTGTTACGATAGTTACACAACGTTAACACTCTTAAAATAAGATAGACATTGCGATAGTCACGTCAAATACATTTATCAATTATTTACGTACAGTTAATTTTCAAAGGACTTACGGAAAATAAGTTTTATTGGCTTTAGTGTCAGACTCTTTCTGGTGACCGTCGGTTGACGTGTGTTCTCTGTGCTTTCTTAAGTAGCTGTACACGTGCTAAATTCTTTCTTATGTTATACATGTGTAAAAGGAACGAACAATTTTCTCTTATGAGACAAATAACTTGATTGGTTGTGCCTCTTTCATCACGCGAGCTGTCGTGATAGAAAACAAACGCCTCTGTAATTGGCTATTTTACTGAGACAGCTGTACTACTATTATGGACTCTATCTGTGGACTTCCGCTGTATTTgagagaaaatgcaaaacatttatACAAGCGCCGAATTGTTTGCAAGTAAAGCTACCAGCGGGGTAACAACACAGGGTGAATTTATGTTACAGTATATAACCAATAGTGGTGACAATAAATTAGGTCTCAACGTGTTGAAGATTGAATTGCACGCTGATAGCAGAGGGTACATGTCGTATTACAGCTTCTATTACATTTGTATAGCATACTAAAATGATATATACACTGTGGTAAACCTAATTGCTACACAAAAGGAGAAATTCATGTAGCAGTTCAGATTGTGTGCGCACAGTAATGTTTCTACTTTATGATGCAAACACTATATATAACGGGATCCTTAACGTTAACAAAATTACTTATAAAATCCCTGTAAAGTCTGAATGCGACGGTTGTATACTTCAGTCCCAGTTAGCAGTCCTCTCAGAGCTTATATCCGAAGTTTTCTCTTATTATTGCTGTTGTAGGTGTTGTACCAAACTTAATCGTTCCATTGACTtaataaatttgttattttaacgGTAGAAACAGCTTTGCTCCTGTTAGAACTACTTCACATTTTTGACGTGCTGCTTACAGAGGCTGGCTTTGAAAGACTgtgatacaaaatatattaccGTCATCAACAATGCTGCTAGCCCGTCTGAGAATCCGATTAAAATAGCTGAACGATTCGAGTGTAACTTTACCGGTTTACCAACAGGAATATGAAACTATATGTTTAGTCACCCCACCCGTGATACCGCCTCTTTTCCTACGTACCACTCATCCGAATCATGGAGCAAATTCGCACAAAAGCAAAAGATGCGATAAATAAATGACAGTAGAAATGCAGTAGAGCAGATATCCAAGAGAATAAAACTATTAATGGTTCAATAAAGGTTTCAATTATATACTTAAGAATTACTAGCAAACTTGACTCATTGTCGAATTCATCTCTCAAATTTCTACACCATTATCCGCTGCTTGTGCTTGACTTTTAGGCACACACACTTTAAATTTCTTCATCTCATAGCCTCTAGACTAGACACAGGATAGGCATCTGCTAACTTCATAAACAGACAGTATAAgacaatgtaaaatatcactgaCCAGAATTTCTTTGGCCAATCATAAGTACCTTTTAATTGGATTAATTAAGATTACATTAAGTGTGTCAACTGAGTTGTAACCAACGTAACAATATAAGATGATTTACACCTCATAACGGCGCTAGTTTATATTTAAACGCTTTTGTTTATAGAAACTACTGTTTCCTTCCAAATCATCCACACATTAAATTGTAGTTCTGGTTGACCGACCCTCTTCGCATCCTCTAGGTGTTTTTTTCCGACATCATGTTGGCACACATTGCCATAGACGACGCCCGGTCAATACCATTACATGTAGGGATGAGGAATGTTCACTACAACATTGAGTTCCTGGCAGCATACatgttatttcaatatttttcaaatttttaacttACCTACAAGTACAGTGGAGATATCACAAATTCTAATTATAGTCGATCAACGCACGGAATACAACATGGGGTCTTATGTAACGTGGCTGTTGTAACTCGTATAATAGCTGCTTGAATCCACTTCCTTACAGCGACTGCGACTTTCGCTGCAATTAGCAAATTGTAGCACCCAGTTGTTTGTGGTGTGCTACGGTACAGTTCAcctaaccatggagctatatctAAACAGACCTAACTTAGGAACAAGTTTCGGTTCCGTAATGGGTATGATCAAGTCGTATGTTAAGTATTTACCTGAAAACAAGTAGACGCGCAATGGTAACAGTCAAATACAATTCGAAAGGATTGAATTACTGAAAGATTTGTAACGAGATTATACTGGACCAGTGACTGGTAGAATATTATGAAGCTTTGCAGACCTAGCATAGGCTAACTTTTGACGTTTGTCTAACCCTGTTCGAAACTAGGCCTATGCTACTTAGCCTACAGCAGGCATACTGTCAGCCATAGCCGGAAGTAATGTGAAGAAGCCTATATCCTAGTCGTATGGTTCCATTCACGGAAGCAGCCCGGACAATTCAATAAGATTTCTAGTAGCTATCCATATCTAAGCCTTGCTAATTGTAACAAACATAAGGCCATTTTACATTACAGGAGAAGCAACTTACCAAAATGTTCCACGGGACACTTCTCGGATTGACTCTGATCTGTTTCATGTTAGTATCGGTACACTATTCTGGAGCTCAAACTGGAACATGTGGACGAAAAGGTAAGTGCTATTGCTGAAAGTGAGAGTAGGCTGTGTGAAAGGAGATAGAAAGACCTATATGTAACTTAGGCCATGCCCCCCACCctggcaccccctccccccccgccACGGATAATTAGTGAGTGGATACTAACTTAGGGCAGGCTGACTTATGTAGAAAGGCCTGAACTATATAACTTCATTAGCCTATATTCTTATTGCCTATTTGCCTAAGTAAATTCATTCCCCTTTCCATCCCTGTAGCCGTAGGCTATTGCCATTTAagctatagcctatatagcaGAAAATGTTTCCATGGGGaatagtgttcgaccgattatATGATAATCGGTTTTATACAGATTACCGATTAGTTCCTGTGACAATCGGCCCATGCCGATTActgattatttcatcatttttatggAACTGGCCTAAAGTATGATAtagtgttatgcatgattaccaacttctaggccaatacaatcaaagatgtaaattGTACGACTTAATGTTTCACAGTAAACATTAATGGAGCAAGTAaagaacactgtaatacatGCATGGGGCGCTGTACGTTTATAACGAGgagtcgcaatattgcaatcccgccACAAGACAGTTAATGACAGTGCTGTACAGGCTACAGAAGGGGAAAATAGTAGCCGTTGGCTATggaatgaaaaaagaagaagttatagacagcttttacaactggtattataaccattatcagtgttgcaactccaacgtaaataaagtgaaaagtatTTGGCACGGAAATTAAATATTCGTTATTTCGTTACCTGATATCGAgagtacaaaatatataatctgatatgaaaaataatatgtaaaattaaGTTGGCCTATCAGGAtcgaaacaattgaaaaattatCACAGTAGCTTAGGTAGGAACTACTGTAGAGTGTAGACTCTTTTCAGGgcaaattttcctttttaaaataCTGTATTAATGAATCGCTGTCacccccaaagctggtgttctgcTCACCAACATACTTTTCACATCTTTCCTGAAGTGTATATTGTatgaaagtaagttggcctgacgctTCGAtgctagcaggatcttcttcaaaggctgaatgacaagtaacaataacagaagggacaaaacacgcacagaatacagacaggttaatgaacaTGGTGAACGCAGAGAGATAGTctatgtaaggggattagtagactgGGTCTGTCTAAGAAAGACAAGGTCTGTCTAAGAAAATTCTGTGTTAAGAGGAACCTGAATATATCTGCTAATTTCATCAtgataatattgttatttttttcagatAAGGTTCAGATGACTGTGATGTCATTCAAGTCAAAAGATGCTGGATCTGTTATTACTCCTCCTCCTCACTTTGAGTGTTATCTTGGAGCAGGAGATGATGATGCAATTGTGACTTCAATTAGAGCTTATGACACAAGAAATAACAATGATGGCAAAGGTCATCCTGTCTCCACAGTGAGTGATACCATGATCCCAGACCTTCCTGCAGACACAGCTGGACATTCTGTTTCCATTACCCCTGTTGATAACAATGCATTTGGTGTTTTCAATTGTACAGCAACGAAGGATGATAGAGAGGATACTACCATCATGACTATCTTCCTGCACGATAATGGTGAGTTAAATAAATGAAGCCCAAATACACAAAATCTGTTCAAATATTGACTATGTTTTTACAACAGTGAATTTGTTTCTATCCTCGGTATACATGCAATAATTTTACAACCTATTAAAACAATTAAGTCTAAAGTAaacaccacagaaagatcacaCTCATATATAGTATCATAGCTAATTGGTGGAGTGCAGAAGCAATGCATTGATGGAATCAGTGAAAAAGTGTGGGTCAAAATTAGTTTCCACGAATAGAGTAGCAGTGACCTAAAGAAGGTACTAAACTATAGAGAAATATGGAAATCCCTTATGCATGGACAATAGCCAAATCGTTTTTCAACTGGGGTTACCCAAGTTCAGATGCATGGTCAATGAACTTTGTAGTAACTGTCTAGTAGTGCGAATTGTGCAGAATTCGTACATTGGTAAACAATTTGCAATGCACACACtgcatatatagatataatctTAACAGAGTCTCAGAGAGTTGCCATGGACTCTTTGAATGTTAAATGTAGAACTGTGTCACTTTCAGGTGGTGAAACAAAATAAGTTTATTAAACAATCatgcatgtacagtaaacaTTGTACAATGTGTGTATGACATTTCATTAAGTGGGTACATTACTCATAAACCAGGGAATTGAAGTTTGATAGCCACAGAAATAGCGGGGGCAGATAGAATGCATTCACAAATGGTTTtgaaatatactgtacttgCAATGTCAACAATGAAAGTTTTTTTGGGGGTAACAAgagtttattattttacatatcaaatTTCACATGCAATACAAATTTTGCTGACACAAGCCTTTTTGCTGATTTTGCTGACACAAACACTTTGTAATCATTCAAACTCACTTACGTTTTGGAATGTATGTACTTCTATATTTCCTGTACACCTTTATAATCACACCTTGAACAATTCAACACCATAAATGTGCAATCTTGACATCCCCCCCCCATATTGAAAAATTTGGATGTCTTTTTAAGTCAATCAACATATTTTTATCCTGCAGATTTccaatattgttattatttaaatCTAAATGGTCAACCCCGATAGTACAACTCGAGGGACTTTTGAAGAATTTTCGCAGGGATGTGGGTcggaaaaaacaaaattgcacCAAGTTATAACAGTATCACAGGTGTATGGGCTAGACTGTTTCTGATGGGGGTTGGATTAGGGCAGGGGAAGGTTGTTACAGTGATTTTCAAGCTCAAATATACCAGTCAGAAAGAGGAATTATTTTGTAACACTGTAATGCAAGTATCCCTGGACTGGAAAGTAATGGGGGGTATGAGCCGAAAGCCTCTGGAAGTTGGAGATTTTTAAGATAACCCTATCATTACTTTGCATAGAAATTTGCGAGCACAAAAATGCATCTTGAAAAGAGAAAGACTAGATGCTAGTTGTAAAGTTTTGGGGTTCAGAATTAGTATAACCTCAAGTGTGTGTTAATAGCATGaggctggtggggggggggggtgttattcAAATTTTCCTTACTGATTTAAGTAGGGCCTGAATATTTACTGCTGCCTGCACTGGGTTCATTGAAGCAGACAATCATGTATGGGGTCTGCCAGGTGGTGAAACTTTGTGTGTGTTAATAGCATCAGGccggttgtggggggggggggggtgttaatcAAATTTTCCTTACTGATTTAAGTAGGGCCTGAATCTTTACTGCTGTCTGCACTGGGTTCATTGAAGCAGACAATCATGTATGGGGTCTGCCAGGTGGTGAAACTTTGTGTGTGTTAATAGCATCAGgccggttgggggggggggggggtgttaatcAAATTTTCCTTACTGATTTAAGTAGGGCCTGAATCTTTACTGCTGTCTGCACTGGGTTCATTGAAGCAGACAATCATGTATGGGGTCTGCCAGGTGGTGAAACTTTGTGTGTGTTTCATAAGAATCAACTGGGAAAATGGATTTAGGAGGATAAGATTGAAATTGGTGGAATATCCCCCCTATCACCCTCCTAGCTCCCCCCATGCACCTCTTGCCACATTCAGATGTCCCATCATACAGCAAAACAATCTTAGAAAGAGGAATCACTAAAATTTGTTCTTGTCTTTAAGCAAGTTATTGAGGTACTGAAACTACCCCTAAACCAACAATCAGTACCACAAGCTATCACTTCAGGATCTTTTTCTCCATTTCATGCAAGTTCAGcaattcaagttttttttatttggtcAAGCAATTTTACCCAGGACGAAAGTGGTCTAAACAATATTTAGCACTCAgcgtatacatacagtacatgtactgtatgtcatTATACATCAATCATTTGTGGAGTAGTGACTTAAGGCAGTTTTGATGGAAATAGGTTTTAAGGAACTTTCATATAAAATTTAAACGGGTTTATATATTATGATGATGAGAAAATCGGTATTTGCAAATATTGTGTTAGTCATGACATGctttcattattttaatttctgcCTCGAGAGATCGCAGAAGGATGCTATACTGGTAGTACAGTACAGCAAGGAAACAAGTTACAACAATATTTGCACACATGGCTTCGTTTCAGTTGTATTTTGACAGTGTGTCATTTATTCTGTTCATTAACATTAATGTCCCGAATATAGCATAACTACAGTAGAACGGCCTAGTTACAGTCTTTGGGGCGTTTCTTTAAACCctgcaaatatatatgtaaccagAATgtgaataatgaaaatattttctgCTCACAGTTGATGTCCATCTATACAGTAGACAACTTTTTATCTTGATTTAAAGCTCAGTTGCAACGGGGTTTTTGTGCATTTGTGAGAATTCTGAGTTAATCCACGCAAGCTTCTTGCAAGGTTTGAGATCTTGTGAAATCTTGAATAAAACAAGTTGCCTATTGCCCCTCGGGTAATAGCCTACAGTAGATACCTTAATTAACCAATCAattagaaaatattgaaaactggGATTAATCGCAATTGTATCTTAAAAAGTGTTTCACCAGAATATGAAGAATATTTCACCAACATAGGATGCCATATATGGTGGTGCACAATTAAAGTGtccatattttctttcaatagcGAGGCGGCTACAAAAGTGACATTTAAGTGAGTCACATTGATAACTAGGTGACACTGTTAGGCTATGCAATGTAGAAGCCTGCCTGTCCCGCAATTACAGTAGTTCCTCTTCCTTGTACCacaaatagtccacaaattatTAAGTAAATGCAGTGGCTGCTAATATACAACTTATATACTTGCTTATTGGAAAGACATCCGTCAAAGCTCATGTAAGGGTTCTAAACAAGAGTCTGCAGTAGAACATGTACATGTCATGTACAGAGTCAATACAACCATTGACAGAGGTGAACCCTTTgtaaatatttctgtttgttcTCTTCACTTTCTCCCTTTATTTCCAAAAGATGCAATTCTGAATCCAAAGGTATCAACATCTTCTTTTTTCAAACAAGCCGTAGACATAGAGGGcttctaaaattaaatttatgtcCAATCTAAGTAAACATGTAAGTCATGGCAGACAATAGTAATGATAACTGTTAATATGCAGGGAAATTAGTGTTCACATATaccagttttgaaggctctgaatcTTGTGTATATTATACCATGGTTCCTGTCTACAAAGACTGCTGTTCACCTTTGCACAGTTTCTGTAGCAATTTTCCCCAAAATGTTGCTATGCATTTTGTGATGCGATGCAAGATAAATTATTACCTGATATGATGAAAGAAGATATTCATTGCCAAAACCACTTTGGTTGctatattttttcaatttattctTGGTTATTTGTTTTCAGATGTGAAAAGTATTTTTAACACATTCAAAAATAGAATATTTTCTGTgcttaacatttcttattttcattttgc from Apostichopus japonicus isolate 1M-3 chromosome 2, ASM3797524v1, whole genome shotgun sequence harbors:
- the LOC139983109 gene encoding tyrosine-protein kinase receptor Tie-1-like, which translates into the protein MFHGTLLGLTLICFMLVSVHYSGAQTGTCGRKDKVQMTVMSFKSKDAGSVITPPPHFECYLGAGDDDAIVTSIRAYDTRNNNDGKGHPVSTVSDTMIPDLPADTAGHSVSITPVDNNAFGVFNCTATKDDREDTTIMTIFLHDNAYVVPVNRQFTQTVNAGDTGVMIDMDWSGMPPYNWRINGSGVFAMRTEDIIIDREAATGDNGLYECHIAFRREEALHGLNRLIVRACSSGRWGPPGCTGICDNCYNGGVCDDETGKCICPQDSWDKTV